The DNA segment GCCCTTCTTCGCGTAGGCACGTCCGGAGGCCACATTGGGCAGGGTTGCCGTCACCACCGGAGCCCCATTGAGGCATACCCGTGCCATATCGTCAGCCAAGACATAGATCGTCAGCGCATCCAACCGTGAGGCAGTGAAAGGAGTCCCATCCTTCTTCTTTCCCCGGATGGCCGAACGATCACTCGCCATTTCAAAGTCGAAAACCTGGTCGATCTCCCACTTGATGACATAGCGGCGGAACCGCTCGGAAAAGGGATCGTGCTCCCATTTTCCTCGAAGCACATATTTGCCCGGAAACCTGAGCGTCGCGGTGCCATCGGCATTGATCCCCAAGTCGCGCCCGTCATCGACCCGCCACATCCCTGTCGCCGGATCATCTGCAGCAGGTTTCGGCTGCGCATGCAGCACCTGGAGCTGGCCGGCGAAGAACCAAGACAGGATCAGGAACAAAATTACGGGAGAATTTTTCACAATAGGAGGATCCTCAGATCAAGAATTGGCAGCAGGCTCCAAGAAACACAGCAAGTCCACCGCCGCCGCCAAACTCATATCCATGGATACATTCGCCGACAGGCGTTCGGTGAGATGGAAAAGGATGACCTGGCGCAGCGCTTCCGGCTCCTGGATACCTGATCCCAACAACTTTCCACAGGTCACATCGTGACTCCAAATCCCCATGAATTTTGCATTCCGGGGCTGGTTCCCCCCATCATCCATGGGTCCGATATGGATCATCTGGCCCCTACTGTCCCAAGCCGAATAAATCCCTGCCTCAATGTCGGGTGATTCCATCGCACCCCCCGCTGCGACCGGATCCATCCACCATTTCACCCCATCGTCCGCCTTCACTATAATAGGGAGAATCATCTCATATTTCGCCTCGATTGACATGATGGAAAGAGGCTAGAACCTCAGCAACCCATTTGACAATGGGTTGCAACTCCGGGCGGATTCGAACCCGCTGAACGGACTTCGCTGTCCTGTTGCCTTCCGGAGCAAAAAAAACCTCCCGGATGGGAGATTGGAGCGGGCGATGAGATTCGAACTCACGACATCCACCTTGGCAAGGTGGCGCTCTACCACTGAGCTACGCCCGCGACGCTTGAATTGCGTGCGGCGGGACCTAACGACTTACCGCGACGGCTTGCAAGGGCTGATTCGCACCTGTTGGAATTTTTTCCGGATTTTCGATCCCGGGCATTTAAGGCTTCCGTCATGGGGCGTGATCTTCCTTTTTAGTGGACCGAATCGACCCATCCATGAAATTCCAAACCCGATACCTCATCCTTTCGCTCGTTGGAGCGGGCCTGATCTCCGCCCAAGCGGCGGAGGAATACGATCTCGTGATCTACGGCGGCACCTGCGCCGGCGTGATCTCCGCCGTGCAGGCGAAGAAGATGGGCAAGACGGCCATCATCGTCGCGCCGGAGAAACACCTCGGCGGTCTTTCCTCCGGCGGTCTGGGCTTCACGGACACCGGCAACAAGGCGGTGATCGGCGGGCTTTCCCGCGACTTCTACCACCGCGTCTACATGCACTACCAGAAGCCGGAGGCCTGGAAGTGGCAGAAGAAGGACGAATACGGCAACAAGGGCCAGGGCACTCCGGCCATGGACGGTGAGAACCGCACCATGTGGATCTTCGAGCCCCACGTGGCGGAGGCTGTCTTCGAGGACTACGTGAAGGAGTTCAACATCCCCGTCCACCGCGACGAGTGGCTGGACCGCGACAAGGGAGTCAAGAAAGAGGGAACGAAGATTACGGAGATCACCACGCTGAGCGGAAAGACCTACAGCGGGAAGATGTTCATCGACGCCACCTACGAAGGCGACCTGATGGCCGCGGCGAAGGTGGACTACCACGTCGGCCGGGAGGCCAACAGCCAGTATGGCGAGGAGCACAACGGCGTGCAGGTGGGCGTGCTCCACCACCGCCACCACTTCGGCGTGCTGAAGGACAAGATCTCCCCCTATGTCGTCCCGGGTGACAAATCCAGCGGCGTGCTGCCACGCATCAACCCCGGCGACCCGGGCAAGAAGGGCGAGGCGGACAAGGGCATCCAGGCCTATTGCTTCCGCATGTGCCTCACGGACCATGAGCCGAACCGCGTGCCTTTCAAAAAGCCCGCCAACTACGATCCGAAGCAGTACGAACTGCTCGCCCGCGTTTATGAAGCAGGCTGGACGGAGACCTTCGGCAAGTTCGACCCGATCCCGAACCACAAGACGGACACCAACAACCACGGTCCGTTCAGCACCGACAACATCGGCTACAACCATGAGTATCCCGAGGCTTCCTACGAGAAGCGGAAGGAGATCATCCAGGAACACATCGACTACCAGCAGGGCTGGCTCTGGTTCGTCCAGAACGACCCGCGCGTGCCGGAAAACGTCCGCAAGGAAATGGCCCGCTGGGGTCTGCCGAAGGATGAATACACCGACAACGGCAACTGGTCCCCGCAGCTCTACATCCGCGAGGCGCGCCGCATGGTCGGGGCCTTCGTCATGACGGAGAACGAGCTGCGCAAGAAGAAGCCGACTCCGGAATCCGTGGGCATGGGTTCCTACACCATCGACTCCCACAACATCCAGCGCTACATCACGCCGGAGGGTTACGTGCAGAACGAGGGAGACATCGGCGTCTCCACCAACGGGCCGTACGAGATCGCCTACGGATCCCTGGTGCCGAAGAAAGGCCAGGCGGACAACCTGCTCGTCCCGGTCTGCGTCTCCAGCACGCACATCGCCTTCGGGTCCATCCGGATGGAGCCGGTGTTCATGATCCTGGCCCAGTCCGCAGCCACCGCCGCGGTCATGGCCATTGATGACAAGAGCACCGTCCAGGACGTCCCCTACGCGAAGCTGCGCGAGCGCCTGCTCAAGGACGGCCAGATTCTGGAAGCCCCGCACCTCATCAAGGGCAAGCCGGTCAGTAAGCTGGAAGGCACCGTGGTCGATGACAACAACGCGAAGTTCGTGGGCGAGTGGTCCGAAGGCAAAGGCGGTGACTATGTCGCCCTCGCTTACCGCCACGACCAGAACGAGCGCGATCTGGGAACCAAGACCGCCCTCTTCGAGGCGAAGCTGCCGAAGGCCGGGAAATACGAAGTCCGCGTTTCCTATGCGGATCTCGCAAACCGCTCGACGAAGGCAAAGTTCATCATCGGCGCGAAGGGCGGCGACAAGGTGGTGACCGTCAACCAGCGCAAGAAGCCGGAGATCGACGGACTCTTCACCAGCCTCGGCACGTTCGAGTTCGGTGAGGACGCCCAGGTCACCCTCTCGAACGAAGGCTCCGACGGCCACGTCATCGCCGACGCGGTCCAGTGGCTGCCGAAGTGATCCTTCCGGACCACCTCTGATCCATCCAAAGCGGAACGGGCGACCGTTCCGCTTTTTCATTACCCGCACCGCCCCCCGACCGGAGGGAAGCAGCGCTTATTTGCCGAACCGGAAGCACCGCACAATGGCACGCCGGGCGGCGCCCATCTTCCCATCCCGTGCTGCCAGCCAATGATAGAGGCAGGCCGTCGCCGCGACAAAGATGCCTGCCCTGAAAATCGTCAGTAGCAGACGGGACCCTTGGAGCCCGCCCTCCTGCAGAAAGTTGACCAGCAGGAAGAAGAGGACACAAAGCAGGCAGGCAACGCCCATCGCAATCAGACGATCCCGCCATGCCTTGGCACCCCGCAACGCCGCATGCCAATCCGCTACAAGGATGGCGGGAATGACGAGGACCGTGATCATCGCGGCGATCAGGGTACCACTCTCCGTCCATTCCCTCACAGGTATTCCGAAATGGATGGGCCTGCCACCGCTGCCTGCCCGCAGCTTCAGGTAGCGGACCGCTGTTCCCACGACCGGCACCATCATCCCCGCCAAGCAGCAGACCAGCCAGGCGAACCCATGCCGGGAAAAGTCACTCTCCCGGCGTGGCAGGAACACGCGGACGGCAGCGGCGGAGGCAGGTATGTGCACCCGACCCGCGGTTCCCTGACGTTTCTCCGGAATGGCCATGGCTGTAACCTCCGTCAAATGCACCGGAACAGTCAGGGAAATCCTGCGCCCCCGGTGCCGGTGGCCGCAATCCCATCATCCGCATCACACGTCGCAGATGCCGACCGCCTGCTTCAGGCTGCCGATCTTGTCCTCGCGCTTCGGAATGAACTCCTGCGCGACGTAGCCCTTGTAGCCGGTGTCCACGATGGCCTTCATGATGGCAGGGTAGTAGAGTTCCTGCGTCTCGTCGATCTCCGCACGACCGGGAACACCACCCGTGTGGTAGTGGGCGAAGTACTTGTTGTCCTTCTTGATGGTGGCGATGACGTCACCCTCCATGATCTGCATGTGGTAGATGTCATACAGCAGGCCGAAGTTCTCGCTGCCGACGGCCTTGCAGAGCTCCACGCCCCAGGTGCTGAGGTCGCACATGTAGTCCTTGTGGTTCACCTTGCTGTTGAGCAGCTCCATGGTGATCTTGAGATTGAGCTTTTCGGCGATGGGCATGAGCCGCTTCAGGCCGATGGCGCAATTCTCGATGCCCTTCTGGTCGTCCATCCCGTCACGGTTGCCGGAGAAGCAGATCACCTGCTTGCCGCCCGCGTCCGCCACCTGCTTCAGGTAGGGTTCATAGATTTCGATGAGCGTGTCGTGGTGCTCCAGGCGGTTGAACGCCTTTTCGATGCCGCCGACCTTCACGCCCTCCTTGGTGGTGCCGGTCGGGTTGCTGAAGATGGCGCAGGTCATGCCGTGCTTCTTGAGGGTTTCCATGTCCTCCGGCTTCAGCAGCTCGATCGACTGGAGTCCGAAGTCCTTGCCTGCGACGCAGAGGTCTTCCAGCGGGATGTCCTTGTAGCACCACTTGCAGACGGAGTGGTTGATCCGGCCGTTCATGCCGACCTTCGCGGCGGCGTTCTCCGCCGCTCCCAGGCGGTGGGAAAGTGAAGCGGCAGCCGTGGTGACGGCGGCGAATTTGACCGAGGTCTTGAGGAAATTGCGTCGTCCGGAAAAGGAAGAGGATGGATTCATGGCTCCCGCAAGCCTGAGTGGCTGGCATGCCCTGTCAAGCTCCCGGCGGCTTCAATCCTCCTCGATGATCAGGCGCGCCGGACGCTTCATGCGGAGCTGTTCCTCACCCTCCCCGATGTCCAGGCTGTCCAGGACGTTGGTGCGCTTGCGGATCAACCCCGGTGCCCCGGAAGACGGCGCGAAAGACGGCGTTTCCGTGTGGTAGGGATCGTCACCCAGCAGGACTGGCTCCTTGGGCGCGATCGGACTGACATCCACCGCACTGAGCGACCCAAGCTGGGAGGCAGGAGTGAGCCCGTCCGCCATCATGCCGGAATGCACCGAGCAGAACGGAAGGTTCTCCGTTCCTTTGCGGAAATACTCGGTCACCTTCATGCTCTCCATCCGCACGGTGCCCGTTTCCCGATTTTCGACCGCGTGCTGGCAGAACTGGGTCGCGCGCTGTCCGGACTCCGCGCAGACTGGCACCTCCACCACCGTTGGCGGCACCTTGATCTCCCCCCCGCCAAAGGAGGGGGAAGCCGCATTCATCACGGCCTGCCAAACGGGCAGCGCCAGATCCCGGCTGAAGGCACCTTCGTAGATCGGGTCACCGGCTCCGCTCAGAAAACCGGTCCAGACGCCGCAGCTCACCCGCTTGTTGTATCCGAGGAACCAGTTGTCGGAAAAGTCGTGGGTCGTCCCGCCTTTTCCAGCACCGGGAAACGGCTTTTCCACCAGGCCGTCAAGCGCACCCGCAGCGGCCCCTCGCTCCATTCCACCCGCCATCATGCTGTGGACCTGGAACGCGGTCGCGGAATCCACGATCTGCGGCGGAGTGACCGTCACCCGCGGACGGCGGTAGACGATGGCGCTGCGTGAATCCTCGATGCGGTCGATGTAGACCAGTTCCGACGGACCTGCCCGCCCTTCCTTTCCAAAGGTGGCGATGGCCCTCACCGCCTGCTTCATCGACACCTGCTCCCAGCCCACGCACAGTCGGGGGAGCAGCTCGGTCTTCTGCATCGGGAACCCGAATGCCACGGCGGCATCGACGACTTTCTGCAGCCCGACCTGCTGGCCGAGGCGGAGGGAGGCGGCGATCTTCGAAGACTCGAACGCCTCCCGCAGGGGGATATCCTTCCGTTTGATCTGGGGTGCCCTGACCTCCTGCCCCCACTCCCCGACGATGCCCTCCTGCCCGCCCACCATCACGGTGCGGTTGTCCATGTGGTCGTCCAGCACCATGGAGGCCGGGGTCTGCCCGGAGGCGAGCGCCGCCGCATAGAGGAACGGGAAAAAGGCGGTGCCGGGCGGACGCTTGCCCAGCTCGATGAAGTCGTAGTTGGACTGCGCGTAGTCCCTGCCGCCCACGTGGGCGAGAACCTCCCCGGTGGTATGGTCCACCATCAGAACGGCCCCCTGGACATACTCCGGAGGCTTGTCGGAGGCGCGCTTGTAGTCCGCGTGTTTCTGCCGCCGGTAGAGCGGATTCTTTTCGGCACGCACAAGGCTGTCTTCCAGGGACTTCTGCGCGGCCTCCTGCGCGTCCCTCAGGATGGTGGTGTGGATCTTGAAACCGCCCTTTGCCAGGGCCTCCTCGCCGAGCGCCTGCTTCACCCCGTCGAAGATCCGCTCATACAGGTGGGTGGTCCCCCGCAACAGCGGCTTCGGATTCAGGCCCAGAGGGAGGGCCTGCAGCCGGGCGACCTCCGCCTTTGGAAGCATCCCTTCCTTCCCCATCCGGGCGAGGACGAAGTTCCTCCAGTTTTTGTTGCCGGACGGATTCCGCAGCGGTGACAGCGGATTCGGGCTCTTGATGAGGGCCACGATGGACGCGCACTCCTGGGGCTCCAGGTCCATCGGCTCCTTCCCGTAGTAGCCGAGCGCGGCGGAACGGATGCCGTAGTAACTGCTGCCGAGATAGATCCGGTTCACATAAAACCCGAGGATCTCCTCCTTTGAGTAGCGCTTCTCGATCCTACGGGCCAGGAACGCCTCCACCATCTTCCGCTGGATGGTCGATTCCTTCCGCTTGATCGCTTCCTCACGCAGCCCGTACGCGTTCCGGGCGAGCTGCTGGGTGATGGTGCTGGCTCCCTGGCTGTTGCCCCGCCAAGTCTCATAGGCCGCGCGGATCACCCCCCAATAGTCGATTCCCTTGTGCTGCCAGAAGCGGGAATCCTCCCCCGCGACCAGGGCGTCGACGAATCCCTTCGACACCTTGTCCATGCCGATGACGCTGCGGTTCTCGAGGAAAATCCGGCCGATCTCCTCATTATTCCGGTCGAGAATCAGGCTCGGAAGTTCCAGGTCGTTGATGCGGTCCAGATCGTAGGTCTCCGCCCTTTCCCGGTAGGCGCGGGTGTATTGCTCGACGAACACGTAGCTGAAGACCGAGGCCGCCGCGATGAACAGCAGGAACGAAAGCCACAGGCCTTTGCTCTTGTAGAACGGCTTCCTGCGACTCTTGTTGAGCGAGCGATTTTTCTTCTCTGCCATGCCGGATTTCAGATCACCCCCGCCAGAACCGACGGAGACGCTCCCCAACCTCTACCCGACCGGAGACGCTCCCGCAACCCCCGCGTTACTCCGGGTGATCGGAGGAAAAATCGCCTCCAGCGGCACCATTTCCTTCCCGGAGTTCATGAGCCTGGCGCTCTACCACCCTGAACACGGCTACTATGCGAAGGATCTCCGCCAAGTGGGCCGTGAGGGGGATTTCTTCACCAGCGTGAGTGTCGGCCCGCTTTTCGGCAGGATCCTCGCCCGCCGGTTCATCGCCTGGTGGGAGGAAAACCAGCGGCCCTCCCCATGGCGCGTCATCGAGGCCGGTGCCCATGATGGCACACTGGCGGGCGACATCCTCACGGAAATTTCCTCCGTGTCACCCGCCGCATTCTCCGCGCTGGAGTATGCCATCCCCGAGCCACTGCCACGCCTCCAGGCCGCCCAGCGCGAGAAGCTCGCGCCATGGGGGAATGTCCGCTTCGTCAACTCCCCGGAGGATCTGGCCGCCTCCCCGCTGCCGGGCATCGCCTTCGGCAATGAAGTGCTGGATGCCCTGCCATTCGAAATCATCGGCCGATCAGAAGGCGGCTGGCACGAATTCCGGGTGGGACTGGAAGACGAAAAGCTCACCCTCATCAAAGGCCCACCCTACCCCCACGGCCCGGAAGGCGTTTTTCCCGATGGCTACCTGACCGAGATCCGCCGCGACTACGGTGCCTTCTTCCTGCCCTTCCTTGGCGCCCTCCGCCACGGCCTGCTGGTGTGGGTGGACTACGGCTACGACCACGAAACCTACTACCACCCCGACCGGACCACCGGCACCCTGCGTACTTTCTCGAAACACCGCGCCGGGGAGAACCCGCTCAACGCGCCGGGGGATGAGGACATCACCGCCCATGTGGACTTCACCGCCGCGGCGGACGCCGCCCTCGCCCTGGGCTGCCGGATCAATTCCATGAAAACCCAGAGCGCCTGGCTCACGGAGGCCGCCCGGGACCTCCTGCTCTCCATGGAGGGACGCCCGGATCCGTCCCTGCTGCGGCAGTTCCAGACCCTCACCCACCCGGGACAGCTCGGCACCCGATTCCATGTACTAGAGGCATCGTGGCACCCCGGTTGATTCCCCGCCGCTCCGGAATTTCCTTCCCGTATCCCGCCGCCATCCGCTACACAGACCGCACATCCCCGCCGGGATGGCGGAATTGGTAGACGCGCCAGATTTAGGTTCTGGTATCGAAAGGTGTGCAGGTTCGAGCCCTGTTCCCGGCACTTGTTGAGGCAGCGTGATTCCGGGCACGGGACCGGATCTCATTCCTTCCGCCCCATCAATCTCCGGCTAGATCGGGATCGCGACTCCCGTATAAGGGTCGGAATCTGTTTTCCTTCAACAGCAATCGGGATCACCCATGAAAAACCTTCTTCCGTTGGTTCTGGCTCTCACCACCGGTTTTCAACTCCCCGCGCGGGCCGCCGTCACTCCGTACCCGCGCCCGATCGACGACGCGGCAAGCGTGCAGTATCAAGTGAAGGTGGACGGCGTGGAGGTTCCCGGCGTACAGACGGTCCTGGGTGTTGGATATGCCCATTTCGCCTTCACCGGAAAGGTAAGGATCGAGGTGACCTCCACGGAGGCGATCGGGAAGTTTGAGCTGAGTCCGCACCGCCTGAATCTCCCGGTCCAAACCAATGGAAACACTCTCACTTTCGAAATCGCCAAGCCCTGCAAGCTCCAGTTGCGGATCAATGACGGGCAGCGGTTTTTCATCTTCGCGGACCCGGAGGAAACGAACGCTCCGAAGGCAGGTGACCAGGGAGTCCGGTTGCTCACCGAACTCGGTGTTCCGCCATCGAATGAAAAAGTGCAGACCGGGCAATTCCAGAAGGCGATCAACCTTGTGGCCGGCGAAAAAGGGACGCTGGTGGTGCCGGCGGGCATCTACCGGACCGGCACGTTGAATCTGCCGGACGGGCTCTCGCTCTATCTGGCCCCCGGATCATTGATCAAGGGAACCGCGGATCCCAAGGACTACATCTCCACCGGCGAGGAAGCCCAGTTGCTCATGAAGGACGCGCAGGATGTCCGCATCTATGGCAGGGGCGTGATCGACAACAACGGCATGGCCTTGCGCAAGGTCATCGGAGGAAAGAAGAGCAGCACCCGCATGCTGGCGACGAAGAACAGCAGGAATCTCGTCATGGAAGACGTGATACTGCGGGATGCTGCGATCTGGTGCATCCATCCGATGCAGTCGTCCGACATGCAGTTCCGCAACCTCAAGATCATCTCCATGACACGCGCGGAATCCGGTCCCGATGACGGTTACAACACCGATGGCTTCGATCCTGACAATTCCTCGAACATCACCATCGAGAACAATTTCATCTCCGTGGACGACGATGCCATCGCGGTGAAGCTGAACCGGGGAAGCGAGCGCAAGGATATGAGCCGGATCGTCTTCCGTGACAATGTGGTGTTCACCATGTGCTCGGCGCTGAAAATCGGGACGGAAGTAATGGGAGGCTTCACCGTCCGGGATGTTCTGTTCGAGAACAACGATATCCTCCACGCCGACATCGGCATCTCCCTCTACTGCTACCGCGGTGGCTACGCGGAGAATATCCGCTGGATCGGCAATCACTTCGAGAAGACAGCCGTGCTGCCGGACAACAGCCCGCACCACCATTTCTGCAACATCTACATCAACACCCGCTCGACGGAGGGTTTCGGAGGGGCGAAAAATCTGCTGATCAAGGACAACACCTTTGAGAACTACGGTCCGAAACCGTCCGGTGTCCGTGCAAAAGGGCAGAAGCAATTTGTCGACGGAGTCATCATCGAAAATCTGGCCATCGGGGGCAAGACCGTCAAATCCCCGGAAGAAGCGAAACTCAACGTGGACAAGGAAGTCCGCAATCTGCGGTTCGTGGAGTAGGTTGTTGGCGGAGCATGTCGGAATTTGGAATCAGAGGGCACGGAGGGCTGTCAGACTTCTCCGCTGACCGGGGGGGATTGATGCGCTCCGCACATCCAAGCGGATTGGCTGCGCTTTTGTTGGATGGTTCGCTGGCGCCAACGGGGCTTTCGAGCCGTTTCGCTTCGCTTAACAGGGCTCTCGGCCCTCCCGTGCGAAAACATTAAACCCCAATCCCGCGGGCGGGACTGGGGTTTAATGGCGGACAGGGAGGGATTCGAACCCTCGGTACGGTTACCCGCACACACGCTTTCCAAGCGTGCTCATTCGACCACTCTGACACCTGCCCGTTGGAGTGGGCCGGGA comes from the Luteolibacter sp. SL250 genome and includes:
- a CDS encoding FAD-dependent oxidoreductase; amino-acid sequence: MKFQTRYLILSLVGAGLISAQAAEEYDLVIYGGTCAGVISAVQAKKMGKTAIIVAPEKHLGGLSSGGLGFTDTGNKAVIGGLSRDFYHRVYMHYQKPEAWKWQKKDEYGNKGQGTPAMDGENRTMWIFEPHVAEAVFEDYVKEFNIPVHRDEWLDRDKGVKKEGTKITEITTLSGKTYSGKMFIDATYEGDLMAAAKVDYHVGREANSQYGEEHNGVQVGVLHHRHHFGVLKDKISPYVVPGDKSSGVLPRINPGDPGKKGEADKGIQAYCFRMCLTDHEPNRVPFKKPANYDPKQYELLARVYEAGWTETFGKFDPIPNHKTDTNNHGPFSTDNIGYNHEYPEASYEKRKEIIQEHIDYQQGWLWFVQNDPRVPENVRKEMARWGLPKDEYTDNGNWSPQLYIREARRMVGAFVMTENELRKKKPTPESVGMGSYTIDSHNIQRYITPEGYVQNEGDIGVSTNGPYEIAYGSLVPKKGQADNLLVPVCVSSTHIAFGSIRMEPVFMILAQSAATAAVMAIDDKSTVQDVPYAKLRERLLKDGQILEAPHLIKGKPVSKLEGTVVDDNNAKFVGEWSEGKGGDYVALAYRHDQNERDLGTKTALFEAKLPKAGKYEVRVSYADLANRSTKAKFIIGAKGGDKVVTVNQRKKPEIDGLFTSLGTFEFGEDAQVTLSNEGSDGHVIADAVQWLPK
- a CDS encoding TIM barrel protein, which translates into the protein MNPSSSFSGRRNFLKTSVKFAAVTTAAASLSHRLGAAENAAAKVGMNGRINHSVCKWCYKDIPLEDLCVAGKDFGLQSIELLKPEDMETLKKHGMTCAIFSNPTGTTKEGVKVGGIEKAFNRLEHHDTLIEIYEPYLKQVADAGGKQVICFSGNRDGMDDQKGIENCAIGLKRLMPIAEKLNLKITMELLNSKVNHKDYMCDLSTWGVELCKAVGSENFGLLYDIYHMQIMEGDVIATIKKDNKYFAHYHTGGVPGRAEIDETQELYYPAIMKAIVDTGYKGYVAQEFIPKREDKIGSLKQAVGICDV
- a CDS encoding transglycosylase domain-containing protein, whose product is MAEKKNRSLNKSRRKPFYKSKGLWLSFLLFIAAASVFSYVFVEQYTRAYRERAETYDLDRINDLELPSLILDRNNEEIGRIFLENRSVIGMDKVSKGFVDALVAGEDSRFWQHKGIDYWGVIRAAYETWRGNSQGASTITQQLARNAYGLREEAIKRKESTIQRKMVEAFLARRIEKRYSKEEILGFYVNRIYLGSSYYGIRSAALGYYGKEPMDLEPQECASIVALIKSPNPLSPLRNPSGNKNWRNFVLARMGKEGMLPKAEVARLQALPLGLNPKPLLRGTTHLYERIFDGVKQALGEEALAKGGFKIHTTILRDAQEAAQKSLEDSLVRAEKNPLYRRQKHADYKRASDKPPEYVQGAVLMVDHTTGEVLAHVGGRDYAQSNYDFIELGKRPPGTAFFPFLYAAALASGQTPASMVLDDHMDNRTVMVGGQEGIVGEWGQEVRAPQIKRKDIPLREAFESSKIAASLRLGQQVGLQKVVDAAVAFGFPMQKTELLPRLCVGWEQVSMKQAVRAIATFGKEGRAGPSELVYIDRIEDSRSAIVYRRPRVTVTPPQIVDSATAFQVHSMMAGGMERGAAAGALDGLVEKPFPGAGKGGTTHDFSDNWFLGYNKRVSCGVWTGFLSGAGDPIYEGAFSRDLALPVWQAVMNAASPSFGGGEIKVPPTVVEVPVCAESGQRATQFCQHAVENRETGTVRMESMKVTEYFRKGTENLPFCSVHSGMMADGLTPASQLGSLSAVDVSPIAPKEPVLLGDDPYHTETPSFAPSSGAPGLIRKRTNVLDSLDIGEGEEQLRMKRPARLIIEED
- a CDS encoding SAM-dependent methyltransferase, which produces MPDFRSPPPEPTETLPNLYPTGDAPATPALLRVIGGKIASSGTISFPEFMSLALYHPEHGYYAKDLRQVGREGDFFTSVSVGPLFGRILARRFIAWWEENQRPSPWRVIEAGAHDGTLAGDILTEISSVSPAAFSALEYAIPEPLPRLQAAQREKLAPWGNVRFVNSPEDLAASPLPGIAFGNEVLDALPFEIIGRSEGGWHEFRVGLEDEKLTLIKGPPYPHGPEGVFPDGYLTEIRRDYGAFFLPFLGALRHGLLVWVDYGYDHETYYHPDRTTGTLRTFSKHRAGENPLNAPGDEDITAHVDFTAAADAALALGCRINSMKTQSAWLTEAARDLLLSMEGRPDPSLLRQFQTLTHPGQLGTRFHVLEASWHPG
- a CDS encoding glycosyl hydrolase family 28 protein, translated to MKNLLPLVLALTTGFQLPARAAVTPYPRPIDDAASVQYQVKVDGVEVPGVQTVLGVGYAHFAFTGKVRIEVTSTEAIGKFELSPHRLNLPVQTNGNTLTFEIAKPCKLQLRINDGQRFFIFADPEETNAPKAGDQGVRLLTELGVPPSNEKVQTGQFQKAINLVAGEKGTLVVPAGIYRTGTLNLPDGLSLYLAPGSLIKGTADPKDYISTGEEAQLLMKDAQDVRIYGRGVIDNNGMALRKVIGGKKSSTRMLATKNSRNLVMEDVILRDAAIWCIHPMQSSDMQFRNLKIISMTRAESGPDDGYNTDGFDPDNSSNITIENNFISVDDDAIAVKLNRGSERKDMSRIVFRDNVVFTMCSALKIGTEVMGGFTVRDVLFENNDILHADIGISLYCYRGGYAENIRWIGNHFEKTAVLPDNSPHHHFCNIYINTRSTEGFGGAKNLLIKDNTFENYGPKPSGVRAKGQKQFVDGVIIENLAIGGKTVKSPEEAKLNVDKEVRNLRFVE